A genomic window from Salvelinus sp. IW2-2015 linkage group LG13, ASM291031v2, whole genome shotgun sequence includes:
- the cnga1a gene encoding cyclic nucleotide gated channel subunit alpha 1a, whose product MISTSSTRPFLAVAPRISPNMATDTEEDSEDEIDETSPGPGRLFNVNNSNNNEEEEKKKKKKEKKEKKEKKEKKKEKKKHKEQEEKEKEEKEKEEKEKEEKEKKEKEEKEKKEKEKKEGPKEVFFINPAGSLYYNWLFIITIPVMYNWTMIIARACFEELQHNHLVTWMILDYISDVLYLADMAFRTRTAYLEQGLLVKDKKLLWERYISSLQFKLDAVSMLPTDVFYIYLGINYPEIRLNKLLRITRMMEFFTRTETKTNYTNLFRISNLVMYIIIIIHWNACLYYSFSKSIGFGSDPWVYPDLNDPEEPEFGELGRKYSFSLYWSTLTLTTIGETPSPELDSEFFFHVLDFLVGVLIFATLVGNISSMISNISAARVEFQARIDNIKQYMQKWKVDKELELRVITWFDYLWTNDKAQDERETLRYLPDKLRAEIAINVHLDTLKKVRIFADCEAGLLIELVLKLQPQVFSPGDYICKKGDIGREMYIVKEGKLAVVADDGVKQFCVLGDGSYFGEISILAIKGSKAGNRRTANIRSIGYSDLFCLSKDDLMESLNEYPEAKGMLEEKGRQILLKDGLLELDPSKIIPETTEIEEKVNRMYSNLELMQTKLKKLLGDYSISQRATRERIAEIERLTGEVVAEEDLDEEEKEGGEEEKKEGEAEEKKDEEKKEEEEKK is encoded by the exons ggaggagaagaaaaagaagaaaaaggagaagaaagaaaagaaagagaaaaaaga gaaaaagaaagaaaagaagaagcacaaagagcaggaggagaaagaaaaggaggaaaaagaaaaggaggagaaagaaaaggaggagaaagaaaaaaaggaaaaagaggaaaaggagaaaaaggagaaagagaaaaaggaggg GCCCAAAGAAGTGTTTTTCATCAATCCAGCGGGCAGTCTGTACTACAACTGGCTGTTCATTATCACAATACCAGTCATGTACAATTGGACCATGATAATAGCCAG GGCCTGCTTTGAGGAGCTGCAGCATAATCACCTAGTCACCTGGATGATTCTGGACTACATCTCTGATGTCCTCTACCTGGCTGACATGGCCTTCAGGAccaggacag CCTACCTGGAGCAAGGCCTGCTGGTCAAAGACAAGAAGCTGCTGTGGGAGCGTTATATCAGCAGCCTCCAGTTCAAGCTGGACGCCGTCTCCATGCTGCCCACCGATGTGTTTTACATCTACCTGGGGATCAACTACCCCGAGATCCGCCTCAACAAGCTCCTCCGAATCACGCGTATGATGGAGTTCTTCACCCGCACCGAGACCAAGACCAATTACACCAACCTTTTCCGCATCTCCAACCTGGTCatgtacatcatcatcatcatccactgGAACGCCTGCCTCTACTACTCCTTCTCTAAG TCCATCGGCTTCGGCTCTGACCCCTGGGTCTACCCGGACCTGAATGACCCAGAAGAGCCAGAGTTCGGCGAACTGGGGAGGAAGTACTCCTTCAGTCTCTACTGGTCCACGCTGACGCTGACCACCATCGGCGAGACGCCATCCCCGGAGCTGGACTCAGAGTTCTTCTTCCATGTGCTGGACTTCCTTGTGGGTGTGCTTATCTTCGCCACCCTGGTGGGCAACATCAGCTCCATGATCTCCAACATCAGCGCCGCGCGGGTCGAGTTTCAGGCACGCATCGACAACATCAAGCAGTACATGCAG AAGTGGAAGGTGGACAAGGAACTGGAGCTGCGAGTCATCACGTGGTTCGACTACCTGTGGACCAACGACAAGGCTCAGGACGAAAGGGAGACGCTGCGGTACCTGCCCGATAAGCTCAGGGCCGAAATTGCCATTAACGTCCACCTGGATACTCTCAAGAAGGTCCGCATCTTCGCTGACTGTGAAGCGGGCCTGCTAATTGAGCTGGTGCTCAAGTTGCAGCCCCAGGTCTTCAGTCCTGGCGACTACATCTGTAAGAAGGGCGACATCGGCCGTGAGATGTATATTGTCAAGGAGGGCAAGCTGGCGGTGGTGGCTGATGATGGCGTCAAGCAGTTCTGCGTGCTGGGAGACGGCAGCTACTTTGGGGAGATCAGTATCCTAGCGATAAAGGGTTCTAAGGCAGGGAACCGGAGGACGGCCAACATCCGCAGCATTGGCTACTCAGATCTCTTCTGCCTGTCCAAGGATGACCTGATGGAGTCATTGAACGAGTACCCGGAAGCCAAGGGCATGCTGGAGGAGAAAGGTCGTCAGATCTTGCTGAAGGACGGCCTGCTGGAACTGGACCCTTCCAAAATTATCCCCGAAACCACAGAAATCGAGGAAAAG gtGAACCGCATGTACAGCAACCTGGAGTTGATGCAGACCAAGCTGAAGAAGCTGCTGGGAGACTACAGCATCAGCCAGAGGGCCACGAGGGAACGCATCGCTGAGATAGAGCGGCTGACTGGAGAGGTTGTAGCCGAGGAGGACCtagatgaggaggagaaggagggaggggaggaggagaaaaaagaaggggaggcagaagagaagaaggatgaggagaagaaagaggaggaggagaagaagtag